GCCTTCCGTACTTTATTTCAGTAATGAACTTctgtttaatttaatttgtttaaaaatggttaaagttattctaatgttggcttacctagcaagtgaaatgttaggcgccatcacggtcctgaaggtgggaatttcaggTCGTGATAATTATACACATCAGATATATTCCttggtttttgtttttctttttcgtcTCCATATACATTCGAACACCCATATCATTCCGAATTTTCATTGGAGAACAACGTTCGTTCCCTGTGTATTTGATCTCGATGATTTTTAATCATTAGGTCCTCTGCAATTATGTTATTCAATTGACTATAATTTGAATCTTCATTGACTACAATTTCGTCAACATCAAAATCTATATATCTCCCGAATCTATCCCACCGACCATTGAGCTGAAGCATTATCGCCAATTTTGACATTACATCCCCAAATTTAATTCAATTGTAGAGAAAATAATTTCGCAAACCTATAAAAACTTTAGAAATCAGCTATATATCCAAAGCTGATTGTGAATACTTCACATTAATCTACAATTATTTTCTTCagactttttttttgaatttcttgcCTTGTTTATGAAAAATCAGAGGAAATCTTCGTTAGAGAAGGATTCTGCAAATATTGGGGCGATGATTGCGTATTATGTTCGTTGTAGATTTTACCGTCTAAATTTTGTAACTGAAATATATTCTCTCCTAGATATTGCGCGTCTAAAAATGAAAGTCCACGGAAATAAGGAGTCTATTTTAAACGATTGTATATTTTTAGGAAAAACGTGTTTATGGTGGGTAATTTCTAAAACTAGGACAATTTAGTTAAATATGTTTCATATAATGTATAGGAAAGAAAAAATTCCATATTATAGTAGTAAAAAACTGACCATTTTAATAGTCCAAAATACATTTAGAGCCTGCCTATCTAGTTACTCCAAGTCGGCCCAAACCCAGCCCGTTACGTAGATATAGCGGCAAGCCGACCGActctatttaaaaataaaaaaattatttgaatagAAAACTGGGGCCGAGTCGTTTCTATACTTCCCACCGGCACTGTGGAATTTCGATCTCCAATCTCTGATCATCTACCGTCTGAAGATTCTCCGATTTAAATAGATTTCTTCACCACTATGGTGGGTTCTTGCTTCTTGCAATGCCTTTTCCTGTTCTTCCGAAATTTAATTATACCTTTGGCTGCCACACATTATAATTGAACTGAAATTAATTGTTGCTGGTTTATCCTGGGTGCTAAATCAATATTGCTGGAGCATATACTATAAATGAGCAGATGAAATTGAATTAAATCATAGTTTTAATTTACAACGCTTGAAGATTAACTATAATATTTCGGTAGATATGCAATTTGGTCATTTTTTGCCCTTACAAGGGAGGCTCTATAAAATTAGTGGCCTAAAGTCAAATTTTAATAAGTGGCcttatactttttttttattagtaCGTATACACACATATATGCAAAAAAAATTAATCTTGCCATTTTTTTCATACTTGTTATTTATAGTATATATTCTTAAATGACATAAATTCTTTAACTTCACATGGTAATATTATTATCTATACTAGAAAAGgataatttaaataaatgagATGTTAGACATGTATTTGCAATATGTTACCTTTGATATTGTTGTAAAAAATGTATTTACTAATATAAAGATTTAAGTAGTTTAattcaaagttttaaaaaaaatttactgTTAAAGAGTAGACACCTTTCTTTGCTTTTTACAAGTTTTttgtactttttaaattttttctacAAACATTAATATTGtctaatttgaaataaaattataaaatccatTATTAAAAATTTTGGGGGACCTAAATCAAGGCTGTACTAGTCTCCTACTAGAGCCACTTGTCCGCCCTTCACATTCTCAATTAAATTTATAGAGTCTCACTTAAGATAAAGCAACAATGATAATAACATTAAAGATAGTGAGTATGTCATTCAGTTACCAAATGTGAATAAAACTAGTTGAACAATACGTTCATGGTGGGGCAGTAGTCTGTAAATAATTATTGATCGTCAATGAGGGGCGACTCAACAAAACTGGTGGCCTAAaaccaaaatatattaaaaagaacttgaaacttcttttataaaattcatataacattgagacacaaaaaaaaaactacgTGACTTTGGTGAGAGCGCAACTCATGATGTATGAGTTAAGCGCACATCATATGGTATTGAATTCTTTTCTTAAGTGAAAATGGTAAAGGGTAAGCCCATTATTCATCGTGTTTTGAACCTTGCGACATTTGTCTCAGGTATTTCTTAGTTAAAAAAGATGATACGCAAAATAACTTGCTTTTTGGTGTGTGGATCAATAAAATATGACAAAAAGAAATAGTTAATTTAGAGAATTTGAGttgaaattagaaagtaaaatcGCGAGAACCATAAAAAAAGACtatacataaaagaaaaaaaataaaattgatgagaagtaaatatattatttaatttagtgaGAAAAATTTATCCAATTAATTCACTCAATTTTACGTTTACCAAAtgttaaaaatgattaaaatttgaaatcttttattactaattatataaatataaattatgacATATTTTCCAAtctgtttcaaattagatgagatacttttctttttagtatcttccaaaataaatgatatatttttaaagttaaaaataatttaactttaaacttttcattttacccCTTAATaaaaagtttttataaccacacaaactTTTTAAGAGTACAACTTTTAATAAGGGAGTATAATAATATAATAGTGTTTCGCCTTAAATATTTGGGGGGCCAAATCACTTGCCTAACCCTAGAACCGCCCTTGTGCCCTTATTTTGGATTAGGAGGAGATGAGTCAATTCTGTGATGTAAAGGTTCGATAATATTCATGCAAATTGGTGTATGTTCTTATTTTGAACATGTATGTATGTTTGGTTTTGAATTTGGATTTTCATTCTTTTGTAGGACGGACAAATTGGAGGCGGTAATGTACTGGTGCTTGCTGAGGATGTTATGGTACCAGTTAGTGTGGTATCCAGTGCAATCAGCATCGTAAGGAAAGAGGGGATTGACAAGTTGGACCCTAATATTATTACTCAAGCTTCATCCCAGAGTAAATTTTAcctctcaaaaaaaaaaaaaaaaattctccgaACTGATACTTCTCTGCTCTGCTTATGCTGTGACTACGAGTGACTCATTTTGATGACTAGTCTATGTGGTTTTTATTATGTTGTTGGATTCTTTTTTCTAAGTCCTTtgctatgtttatttatttatcacTATGTTCATACCTATCAAAAAAAAAGTTTGTTGCTATGTTTATCGGAGGTTTTATATGCagaaaatttttatttcaaatttgtttttgggatttgatgatgaaaGAGAGAAGGTAGGAATTTTTTATAAAGTGGTCAGGTTTATATTAATAGGCGGTGAGAATCAGTGTGTTGGAATTGCAATATTATAATCTAAGAATTGTGTCTATTTTTGTGATGTAGCTCTTTCTTTGTGTGGATCAAATCTCCGGCTGTTTGTTTCAGAAGTAAATTAGTACGGATCAAATATCAGAATTGAGGGACCAATATCAGTTAATCTGAGTCCAAGTGGCAGCAATTTGAAGCCTCTGGGAAGATTCTGATTGGTAGTTATTGGAGATAAAGATGAGCTCAAGGAAGCCGTTTGGATAAATTGGAAGTGAAAATActgataaaaaaataaattggaaGAGGAAATTGGTGGAAAAGAGGAAGCTGCTTGAATAAGAAAGAAGCTAAAGAAGTTCCAGCCAATTTAAACCAAAAAGATAAAGAGGGACTATATGGTTTTTCTTGTTCTGggttttatttacttaattgtaTAGCATCCAGAGCCCTTGCTTATTTCATATATTAGATTATTAACTCTGAGACAAAGGGAAAAAGCTCTTCTTCACCGTAATGATGTGATGAAAACATGAAATTGGTATGTCAGAGAGAAACGAGACAGAGAGATCGCCCTGATCCAATACAGTTCCAATACTTTACTGATCAAAAGGAAAAGACAGAGGGGTGTAGGGGTGGGGAACCATCTGCAGATAATAAATTCCCAAGTGGGTTAGGATAGAAAGGGAGCTTgtcttcttcctttatttttatttttccttttccttttctgtgCTCTCTGCTTAAGTGTCTAATACCACTCTTTTGTAAGTGCTTGCCCCGTGGCCCTAGATTCTTGTGATATTGAATCTTTTCCCTCTGGTTATTACAGGCCTGACATCAGTGAAGTCTGCTTCTATGGATATCGTTGCTCTCATCTGTAGGTCCCTCGAGTTTCCTAGTGATAAATTGTGTGGGGACATCTCAAGAGTGTTGAAGCCAGGTGGAACAGTCCTACTTAGTCTAAGTTCTCAGTTAATCTCGAAGGTTACTGAATCCTCCCTTTGTGCGTATTTTTTAGTGGAAAATTTGTACGCATGTGTGAATTGTCCTTTCCATCTGAATTGCAGGAAAATTCTACCCATGAGCGCACATTATTGTTGGCTGGATTCTCTGATGCACAGTCATCTGAAGCTGGCCACTCTTTCGTGGTTAGTATTATATCCATGTGCCTTTATTTAACTTCCTGTCTTCCTCCAACCCCCTTCAATACAATGATTCTTTTATCAGAGAACTATTAAGTTCCTTCTTCCATTTTAAATTCTCATAACACCTTTTATATGATGAAGTTAAATTGGCATAACACCTATTTCATGGCATGATGATGCTCATTGCTTCATTGTTATTTGTGCGACATCAAATTTGCAACTCTAGACATTTAGataaaatttgaagtttattcagttttcaacttcaaatttgcGCCTCTAGGCATTTAGACTAAGTAGGACTGTTCCACCTGATCAGATGAGCACTTCTTACAAATGTTTCAGTGTGTTTTCTAATGATGCACAATGCGTGATTGGGTTTGCcttaaatacaaataaagatgTTCAAATTAACACAACAAATATAGATGATGGAGCAGGCTGTAAAGTTTTAGTTGCAGTGGCCAGGTTAATTGATTGGGGAATGCAGTGGGTTTGCTCGGTGACAGTGGGCAAATGTCCCGAGGGAAGGTCAGCAATTGAGTGGCCAGAGTTTAGGTTTTCTCATGCTTTTCTTATTTGTCTTAATGTTTCTGGCTTAGTCTCCTTTTGCGTTGCATTAACCGGTGAACATATAGCATGTATAGATCTGTTAAATGTGTGTGGAGTTTCTCCTTCCTTAGTATCTCAAGAACAAAAGAATTCATCTCTGAAGATGATAGAAAGTCATATTGAAGAGAAGAAATGTGGTCAGTTCATCAATCAGGAGGGAGATTATGTTGGTAGAAGAAGGTTCAAAAGGCTTCTTGTCATTTCCCATTCCTTGACTTTTTGTGTGATCGATGAATATGGTTTAACATATGTAATAAATGTGGATGACCATATCCCAAAGAAGTACTGTTCACTTGAGAAATTACACCCTCAGTATCAACAGTTGGGTAATGAAATGTTGGCTGCTTGGGAGGTAGGTTCCGCTGAAATTGGCTATCAAAAGGGCTTTTCTGATTTTTTCGGTGGGAAGGAACAAAGTAAATCATCCATTATTAGAGAGTCTTCTTTTACTGCTAGTACACATGGGGAAAGGAAGTATGACTCATATGGGAGTAGCCTATCTGATGCTACCGATGTAAATAAGAATGAGATTTTTGGTAGTAGATCGCATTCATGCCATAGCAGAAAAGGTTTCATTGGTATagatggatccaaagaagatgCTGTTGTTTGTTTTTCTCCTTTTGGGCTCACTCGGCTAGTTAAGAGAAAATATTCTGAGGGAAATGTCAAGTGTCAACTTGTTCATTCCAGTTTACATGTAAACTTGACAGTAAATGATGAGAGCTGCTATAGCATTCACGGTTGGGATGCTGTAGTTGACGATGCTATAGGTTGTAGTTTTCATGGTTTTTGTATTTGGTCACAAAGGACGGTATTGCTGTAGTTCTGCCTCGTCTTTCACTTCCTTCGAATTTCTATCCTGTCGAAGCAATTGGATACCAACAATCTTGTTATAGTGCTGGCTCAAAGTATGGGGCGCATAAGTTTCATGAATTTGAATGCACAAAAAGACCTTTTTCTCCTTGGAAAGTAGAGGTCTTGGATAAAGCTCTCTTGTATGATGGGCCTGAAGTGGCAGATCAATTATGCTTGGAAAATGGTAATTTGTTGAAGCCGAAATACACCCTTTTACTAGCTTTCACATTTTTCTCCCCACGAAGTTAAATAATTCcagattaatttataaatatgTTCAGTTAGAGTTTGTTTGGCCTAATTGTCTGTGTCCTAATTTGTTACTTTGTGCTGCACTGCTGCTTGAGTTTTACAGTTTGTGCACATGCTTTCATTGTTAATATATGAAGCTTATCTTGCTCTTGTTAGCATTTTTCTTTCAGGCACTGGGTTTTTTGTGCTTTGTGACTTTTTGACAGAAGTTTCTTGTTTATAATTGCTctaggaaaaataattaaaattatctTACTCTTGTTAGATATTTCCTTTTAGTGATGGGCTTTGAAGTTGCTCTAGgagaaataattaaaattattttactcTTGTTAGATTTTTCCTTTTAGTGATTGGGCTTTTTAAGGCTTGTTGACTTTTTGACAGAAGTTTCTTGTCTAAAATTGCTTCTTGTAGTGTAGCTTCTGTCAGTTGTACTCTTTCTGAAACAACCTTTGGGAGTTGGCAGTTGAGTTATTGCAGAATATGAGATTGTGTTAGTATGATGTAAGCAGTGTTGTTAAAGGCTCACTTGAGTCGTACTTAAACCCTGAAGTTTGGTGCTGCGCGGACTGGCATTTGTCTTTGCTTAAACGGCGGTAAAACACAGGCATCAAAGAACTAAGGCACATGTGCAGCATCTCTCTTGGGCTCCATCCTGAAAAGAGCAACACTAAACAACAAAGACATTTCATTTATATTACTTAGCTGTTAAGAAAACCGGGTGAATAAATATTTTAGTGACTAGGCATAGGAAATTAAAAATTTAGTGTTAGAGAAGTCATAACTAAATTCTAATTACTTTGGTTTAGATATCTTACTCATCAATATTATAACTACTGATGTTTCTTTTACTTTAGCTAGCTTTACTATTTTTGCTGTCATTACTTTTTTGTTCATAGGATTTTCATCATAGCTTTTTCACTCTTGTATTTTTCAAACGTGTTTTGAAAAAcgcttttcttgagccgagggcctatcggaaacaacctctctactccacaaaggtaggggtaaggtctgcgtacacccgcccctccccataccccacttgtgggatcatactgggtatgttgttgttgtattcagttTTCAACTGATCGTCgcaccactctcatatgttgATGTTATTTAAGGAAGCCTTGAAGTTAGTCATTATAGGAACACTTAGATTAAGTCCGGTGTTTTAGGAGTCCTTCAGTTTGGCTATATATGTATGATGGTGTTATAGAGATACATGTGAAATTTAGAGACTCTTAGTTGTAGAGAACCCATGTTTGTTTTAAAGATAAATAATTGCGATGGAATGATTTGGGCCCAAAGAGGATAGACAAACACCCGACTCTCCTACTTGCTTGAGATTGAGACATAGTTGTTGTAAAAAAACCCTGAAGTTATTGATCTTGACTCAAATAAATTGTGTGGTTAATTTAATCTCTGAACAGATAACAGCAAAGAAACCTTCATGGAAGGTTGGTTCATCCTTCTCTATCAAGAAAGTCACAAAAAGTTTGCCGAAAGTTCAGATTGATGATGATTCAGATCTCATTGATGAGGATAGCCTTCTCAGTGAAGAAGATCTGACGAAACCTCAATTGCCAAGTGGTAATAACGTGCACCGGGATTGCCTCACTCTGGCATTATCAGTTTCTCCATTAGTATTTTGAACTCAATTTGTTGTACACTTGGTGGTGCAGTTGGTGATTGTGAAGTTGGAAAGACAAGGAAAGCATGCAAAAATTGTACGTGCGGAAGGGCTGAAGCTGAAACAAAAGTGCAACTTGGACCAACGGCGGAACAGCTGAACAATCCACAGTCAGCCTGTGGCAGTGTATGTCTCCTTCTATATTGATTTCTGTTATACTAGTTGATTACTCTCGTCTTCCAAAACTTCTGGCGTATTTTTCAGCCTTTCAAATAACGCACCTCTTTGAATGAAAAAATTCTTTGTTCGAAGTATTCAGAATGGTGTTAACTTTTAGCCTTTTAAAATAATTGTTCGGTGGCTATACAAAAGTAAAGAATctgctcatttttgtgcggttTTCTACGAAATTTACTCTCTATATATTCTGATAGTTGCCTTTCACTATCTCAATTCAACTCTGAATTTCTAATAAATTTTTGAATAGGTGCATACGCTAATGTCTTTACTAGTCGTCAAGCTAGTACATCTAATTTGAGTGTATAGGAGGGAGTACTTTAGTTGAGTAGTTTCTGCAGAAAACTGAAAATCTATTTTCAAGTGCACTGTCATCTACtgatatacttgtatatttgGTTGTTGATTGGTGTTATAGTGTGATTTAGCAGACAGCTGGACAACTAGTtagtttctttcttttgattattacCTTCATTGATCAGCCTTTGAGTTTTGCAATTAGTCTTCTTGTTAATTGTTTTTTCTGGGACATGTCTTCTATGTTGACAGTGTGGTCTAGGTGATGCTTTCCGTTGCAGTACGTGTCCTTATAAGGGTCTTCCTCCGTTCAAACTAGGCGAAAAGGTACATGGCAAGAACAAGTTATTCCCCTCTATTTTTCTATTTCCTTCTCTAGGTTTCATTATGCAGGAATAAATATACATTTATATATTCCTTACTTACCTAAGGAAAAAGATTGCAGTATACATGAAGACGATGTGTATTGACATTTTATTGTTATGATGCCAGTATTTATGGTGAACATGAAAGTGAAACCTTTGATTATTGACCAAAATCTGATTGCCTCTTTGAAGCTTTTGTCTCACCAATCATTTGTTTATGGAAATAATGCATTTAGATGACAAGCAACTGAGTTGTGATTCTGCTCTTTGTTAGAATCCTGATTAAGAGGAGGGTAATATGAACTGGTTTATGATTGGCATCTCAagtattctttctttttttaaattttttttttttactagaaGTTCTGATTTGTTACTTTGCTTTGTTTGGATCTTACATGTGGCTGTCTTAAAATATGAACAGACCCAGTTGACCTGTTTAAAACCGATAGTGGATCCTAAATTTAGGACTATATTTATGGAAGGCTTTGAAATGATGCCAGTTGTTAAATCTCATTGGGTTTTGCTTGTTGGTGGTTAAGAATAATAACTTATGTCTCATGGTCGTCACTACCATGtaaagaaaaagttcttttgaGGATTTAAAAAGTTCTCTTGGTATTGAGTTTTGAATAAAATTCAATATACATTATAAAAAGAAGGATTAAAAAAATCACAGCCAGATTTTGTCTAATTATCCCGGAGGAGAGCGAATCTCATTGTCACAGCCAGATTTGTTTATTGCACATAATTGGGGCCTTGGGCATCAGACTGATGCTACTGATGATTTGGTtgcttgattttttttgttttgttttttgtgaaATGGGAAACCATTTAATCCAACGCGATCAGTTATGGCTGTTGCACTTGATGTTCTTCACTGAGCATAATGATTCCTGGGGAGAGAAGAGCCCTAGTCTCTGGTTGATTTCATTATTATATTCTTGTTTGCATTATGATGTGTGATAAATTACAATTGAGTATGACACCTCTCTCACTGCTTTGGCAGGTAACGCTTTCTGGGAATTTTCTTGATGCTGACATCTAATTGCAGATGATAACAGTCGATATGAGATTGCAGAAACTGTTATAATTAGTTCAAAATTAGTTTGTTCATTTTGGTTGAGGTGAGATAAGTGAATGTGTAATAAGTGAGCGAAATAGCAGTGGACTGTGAACATAAAGGTCTCTCTCTCACCCCTTGCTCTGGTATCTTGTGTATATGATCATTTGGTGTTTGTTGCTCGATTGGAAAGAAAATGATGAACACCAGGAGGATTGGTGATCTCGAGTGTGAAAGGTAGAGTCTGACTCGCAATTCTTAGCACTGTGCGTTTGCTCGCTTTTTGCCATCatattgtttggtttgatttggttttgggggGTCTCTGAATGCCAAATCATCTAGAATGGAAATATGAAACATGTCTACGCCTGCTATTTCTGCGTGATAGTATTTTTTGCGCAACCAATAGTTTTCGGAATTTCACCAGACTGCATGTGTGTCTTGAGTTTGATAGCGGATGGTTCATGCTCGTTTTCTAGTACTTAGTACGGAGATTTATAAAGATAAATGTTCCATTATGCTTGAATGCAATTTACTAAACGACTGGACGTGAAAGTTAAAATGTCAGAAAGGGTTAGTCAATAGAGTAAATTTTGTTTTACTTGATTAATTTTTAATGGTAGTCCACCTTTTGAATGAGACTGATAACCTCCCCGTTGGTTTAGGTAAGAAGTCTATACTTAGGCCAGAGAATACCATGAATTGGACAGTTGAAGAATTGGAAATCACTTCGCACTATTTGGTATGCAAAATCATTAAACATTTTCAAAATGAAACTGAAAAATTTGAGAGCAGCATCCATTCAGAACTCCGTCGGTAGGAGAAAAAGATGCTAAACAATATCCATAGAATTTCGACGAAAGTGGCAACATGATTGATGATACAGTACCCTCCCTACAAATATTGCAATATTAACTTTATTTCGCTGAAGCGTTTAACAATTTTCATTTTCTATCTGCAAATCATTTTGATCCTCTTAGTTTGCCTTAAATTTCAAACTCCTCCTCCaacattaaaaaataaatattctgcTCCCCTATCATATGCATTGTCTATTTTACCCTGGACCTTTTTAATTTCTCCTCTATGCATATAattcttttattatatttaaattgatAAAACACTTAGCTAAATATCTTATTATGAATTTTATAATTAAAGCTCAATAAAACTTAAGTAGAATAGTACATTTATGAATTTGTAACAAATTTATCGTTactcttttttattattacttTAATATtaatgttataaatagaattgtattcaagttttataaatattaagattcttcaAGGTTTAGTTACAACTGTTTAGaatgttataaata
The sequence above is drawn from the Nicotiana tabacum cultivar K326 chromosome 13, ASM71507v2, whole genome shotgun sequence genome and encodes:
- the LOC107791769 gene encoding anamorsin homolog, which translates into the protein MSQFCDVKDGQIGGGNVLVLAEDVMVPVSVVSSAISIVRKEGIDKLDPNIITQASSQSLTSVKSASMDIVALICRSLEFPSDKLCGDISRVLKPGGTVLLSLSSQLISKENSTHERTLLLAGFSDAQSSEAGHSFVITAKKPSWKVGSSFSIKKVTKSLPKVQIDDDSDLIDEDSLLSEEDLTKPQLPSVGDCEVGKTRKACKNCTCGRAEAETKVQLGPTAEQLNNPQSACGSCGLGDAFRCSTCPYKGLPPFKLGEKVTLSGNFLDADI